CCTCGTTCGACGTGCTCGAACCCATCGCGGACGGCTTCCGCAATTACCTCAAGGGCAAATACAGCGTACCGGCCGAAGCGCTGCTGATCGATCAGGCACAACAACTGACCCTGACCGCGCCCGAAATGACGGCGCTCGTGGGCGGCATGCGGGTCCTGAAGACCAACTTCGCCGCGGCGCAGCACGGTGTCTTCACCAAGCGACCGGAGGCCCTGACCAACGATTTCTTCGTGAATCTGCTCGACATGGGCACCCAGTGGAAGCCCGTCTCGAAAGACGCGGACGTGTTCGAAGGCCGCGATCGCAAAACGGGCGTCCCGAAGTGGACCGCCACGCGTGTCGACCTCGTCTTTGGTTCGAACTCCCAACTCCGCGCCCTGGCTGAAGTGTACGGAAGCTCCGACGCGGAGCGGAAGTTCGTCGACGATTTCGTCGCGGCCTGGAGCAAGGTGATGAACCTCGATCGTTTTGACGTGGCGAGGTCGTAGCAGGCATTAGGGCAGCGCGACGCTCAAGCGTCGCCGCGGGTCTTTGACAACTTACTGATGGACGCCTTCCGCGGAACCAGACGCCGGGCAGGTCGCGCAGCGCGCTGCGCGTCGAGCCGGACGCCGACGCAGATGGCAGCACGCACCACGTTAACCCAGCGGCGCTTTCCGCCGACCGGAAAACCTGTTTTCCGGCCGTGCGGCCAACTGACAACCGTTGTCAGTTCTCCGAAATGGGGTAAGCGAGCGAGGTCTGCTTCTCCGCGCTTTGAGTTGCGCGTCTTCGGGCGCGAGTTGCGCATCTTCGCAAAAACGCGGCGTTACGCACCAGAAACGGCGGCGATCGAGGCCCTCAGGCGCCGGTTGTCGCCGCGGGCGGAGCGGCGGCGGGCGGCTGTTTCGGTTTTTGCTGGGGCAGTTCGTCGGTGACCGTCGGCACCACCCAGACCTTCAACTCGGCTTCAATT
The Pirellulales bacterium DNA segment above includes these coding regions:
- a CDS encoding 50S ribosomal L9 C-terminal domain-containing protein; translation: IVSALKRSEVTVTSDQVRLKGPLKELGLYTVNIHLGHEIEAELKVWVVPTVTDELPQQKPKQPPAAAPPAATTGA